The genome window TGGTGTGGGCATCCACAATCATGTTGATCTTGCCTACAACCAGATCACGGCGCACACGTCCAATGTCCACATTTGGTGGAGGTCCTTCTGCCTTCAGCACATGAAGTTTGTTGCCAATGGGCAGCGAAACGGGAGGACCACCAAAGTAGATTTCGTACCAGTGATCATCGATGTAGAGTTCACGTGAGGGGTGGCCAAAGCGTATGCGATGCAGTTGACCTTCCAGTTGAAAGGGTTTGTAATCATCATTGAAACTTAAGGCTAGCGGCTCATTGTGATCAATATAAATAGCCCGTTGGCCATGCTGGAATCCAATCTCGTGCGGCTCATCGCCATCCATGAAAATAACAGCCACTTGATTATAGAAACGTATCTCCTTGCTGCCCCCATCAATGGTTATGCTACGCACCATGTCCGCCATGGGATTATCCAGCGAGTTAATGGCTTTGGTCATAGCAGCCGGTGCCACATTCGGCATGCCCATCATTGTCGGCGGCTGTGGTGGCGGTGGCACTGCAGATTGTGCTATAACCATCGGAGGATGTTGCCAAGGCGTGCTTCGAAAAGCACCGCCAGCTGCGACATTTGCAACAGGCATacgtttattgttgttattattattattgttattgttgttttgagACAACTGCCATGCAGCACGCTGTGCAGCGGCTGGATCCACCTGCTCTCCCCACTTGCTTGGCTTTCGTCGCTTGCCATCCCGCTTTGACTTGGATAGCTTGGATTGTGCCTGAGCCTTTTCATTATTTACAAGATGTTGTTCCTCGTATCCTCGAGGATCGCCGTCGCTACGTGGTGAACCAGAGGCATGATTCTCGTTGCCCTTTAGCTTTGGAATACGCTTGCGTAACACTGCATCACGAGCTGCATTTCGATCTGAATCCTCATCATCGGCGGCATCGCGTCTGCGATTGTCCTTCAATTTGCTGCTCTCGTTCATAGCCACCACCTTAGTGACTAGATCTTTGTATTGATCCTCATTCATGCCATGATTCTCAAACATCTCCTGCGCTTGACTCAATATCGTGCGCATTGTCTCATCGTGCGCCTCCTGCGAGTCATCGTTGGGCTTCAATTCTGCCAGTTGTTTGAGACGTTGGGTTACAGGATGGTCTTTCAGTttttctgtatgtgtgtgcaaagtAGTTAGGTTGGGTTGAATTACAAACACTTGATGTTCTAGGTACTTACCGCCCTTGGAGAGCTTTTGGTTATTGCGAGCAGTTGTTGCAAGTTTGGCGCGGAGTTCATCCAGCGATGGTTTTCTGTGGGAAGCTTTTGCAGATTGCTAATAGAAgataattgaaatcaaatttagtCACAAATAGGAATTTATAAAGTAAATCTGGCTCACCTTATCAGAATCGCAGTTATCCATAGAGTCATCCTCAACGACAATTACACTACTGGGACCAATCGTAACTGGTTTGCCGGGCAACACTCGACGCAAATCGACATCCTCGCTGCCAAAGAGTCTGGAAACAGTTCATAacaattaatatgcaaattacaataatatagATAGTAATGATATAATATTCTTCTATACTTACGCATCCAATTTGGCTGATTTGCTGCGTttctgctgtggctgttggaGATGTTCATCTTCTTCAATGTCATCGTGATCTAAGGGCAGTTGACCAGCTGAACGTTTCTCGCCGCCAACCTGCGTCTGAGCAGGATTCATCAATTTGTTAATTGACTGTTGCAATGAAGAAGAGGGTGCAGGTGACGGTTGCTTCACGTTGGGGACGTCAGCTGTTAATGGTGGTGCGATGGTGGTTGCTGCTAGCAGTGATGCTGTTGATAAATGCGCTGTagatttttctaatttattaaacggtttttgtattttgaacgACACTTTTGTGGGCAATTTGGAGGAACTGTTCGATGCGTTGGAGTCGCTGCTAGCGTTTGTTGTGCCGGTGATGCTGTTGCTCGATTCTGGATTAGATGTTGCTGACGGTCTGCCGATTGTTATTACCGGAGGCGGCGGCGTCGCTGGCTTGGCCAACGACAACGAGGCAAATGGCCTCATATCGACGTCCATTATTTGTGCCTCTAAATGCGGCGTCGTActggaagcagcagcagcaacagttgctgatGGACGAGGCCCTGGTTCAAGTATTTGAAATGTAGCTAGAATTGTTTTAGGCTTCCAACAAACGATTAAGGAATTTTGGTTGTGCCAAACGAAAACTATGATATTACGAAAAATGACTCACGGcctaattaaattaagagtttaaaattaaataaaaaaaaattaagaaattaagaaTTAAAGTGATCAATATTTTAGGGCATCAACAAACACCAGGCACAGCAAATGGGCTAGAAAAATTAGTGGGAAATCATAATaaagaaacaataataatactagAAGATTTGATTTAGATCCGTATAGGAATCGAGTTagattaacaaaaaataaaataaattgaaaaatagtaaaacaaAGTGCCGTTCTacaagtataaaaaataataaaaataggtgtaataaaaataatataatatatacgtAGATATTTAAACAGGTAAAGTGTGAGACGTATTATCGGAGGATTGTATTATGATAATACAGCTACAAtacacttaaataaatatgagtttgtttatgaaaagttttaatattaaataggaattgtttaaaagttttttttagacgttaacaacaacaatttaaaaactgCAGTCTTTATTTCTTCTTAGTTTTTATCAACTGATTTTTTTATCAGGTACAATTGCATCACAGTTATTTATCGTTTATCACGGATCATATGTATCTTTAGTTTATACAATTACACAAAGTAAATAGACTTAAAATTACACCAAAGGCGACACCTGGCTAagttttgcattattttatgtaattaAAACAACTGGAATGCAAAAGGttttaaaacactttttattggatttgttttctttttcatctTTTAGTAAGTTGATTTCTCTTGTTTCTTTAGTAAacttcaatatatttcttaagtattaaaaaatgttctaaatatgttattattaaataatattgagtaaaattttgaaataaatatatatagataaaaaTAGCCACAGAAAATGTGCCGAGTGGAGCAACGAGTGAATAAACTCAccaattatttgtatatactatCAAACATTTCAATATGAAATTCTTCTGAGACAATGCCAGGATTTCCAACAGTTGAAATATTACCAATGAATATTTAGTAGCAAGTTAATAAGCTTATCAACAATATCAAATGTTCATAGGGATTTACAGCGTATCAGCTTTCTCCGTATTCGATTTGCTTTCATGTGTTTAAGCTTACGTTTTGCAATTTACTTACAATTTGTGGACAACTGAAGGTTCATCAACTGCATGAATCGGATATATGCAAATAGTTGCATGCGATTGAAAAACGATCAACACACTCCCACAACAACCCCTCCTCCCCATTGACCTTGGCCAGGTGTGAGCCCATGGTGCCGCCAATTTGGTTTGTAATTTCTGAATATTTCAACTACTTTGTCATTTGCATGCCTACGGGtatcgatttcgatttcgctTTCGATCTCGACTTGGCTGTTGGCTAACAAATGTGAGATTAGAATTAAAAATGGTTTCTTACGTTTCTCTAAATCGATTGCGTTGAGTGCAGTATCTGgcgttgttgtagctgctgctgctgtttggaTCTTCGCTGCAGTCGCTGTTGATGGTGCTCCTTGTCCCGAGGCCACCTCTGGTGACTTGCTTCGTGTTACGCTGCGCATATCCACATCTTTGTAAATGGGTGAGCGACTGCGGGAACGTTGATTGTTGGAACTGCTTGGCTTGCTACTGGCACCATCACGCcttgacgatgacgatgaagaGGATGACGAAgatttgtgtgtggcattaCGCTTTGATTTTGCCGGTGAGCTGGCTGGTGAACTGCTTTTGCGCTTCGAAGGCACAGGCGATCCGCCATTGTGGGCATAGCGTTCGTTTTGCTCCTTACTCGATGGCTTATCACGTGAGCTTGATGACCGCTTAACAGGCGATCCTCCGGAGTTGCTGCTTTTATGCCTACCATCGGAGCCAGACGACGATGTCGATGCCGTGGAACTCTTCGACTCGCTACGCTTGCGACTACTGTTTCCACTGGACGAACTATGATgatggttgctgctgctgacgctcTTGCTGGACCGACTGCTGCCCGAGTTACGCATTGGAGATTTGCTACGTGAGCGACTAGATTTGTGTGTTGACGATGATGAGGAGGAAGATGTTTTGTGGCTCTCCAAACGCGGATCAGCAGTGCGCATTGGAGCTGCCATTTGCGACGATGGTTGCGACTGCTGCTGGCGCGCCAGTCGTGGATCCCTTTGACGCACCGAGCTCAGCATAGCCGGATTAACCGGGTGCACCTTTGGTTTATTCGCAAACGGCTGCAATAGCCCTTATCGTTAGAGCGTCCGATATTTGGGGAAAGTGATGAATAAGTACTTACCGGTTGTTGTCCAATTACTGGCGGCATGCCACCTGCAACTGCAGGTGCCATGGGTCGCATTTGACGCATTCCGCTCGGATACATtggtgcaacagcagctccaGTTGGAGCTATTATGGTCTCCATGCCAGGTGGTCGCAAGGATGTTGTGGGAGCTGGCACCGTCATAGGGGCAACTGAAATGGCATCGGTGGCCTGGCTAAGTTGACGCTCCTGTTcctttaaatgcaatttagttTGTTCCAATTCCAGTTCAAGCTTTCGTTTCTTTAGCTCCAACAGCTCCCGAGTCTTGGCCTGAAGAATCTCCTCCATGTCGCTTTGTAATGTGTTGTTCACAGGCATTGACACCATTCCCTGTGGTTCCACAATATGTTTAGTTATTTGATTGTGTGCTTTTCATTTAGTACTCATATTCAATGGCTTACCGTCTTAAGAAAATCGGGATTCACGTGTATGGCCGGATTGACGTGTATTTTTGTGGCCTGACTTGGTTTAGCTGTGATGGGCCAATTGTTATCGAGGCGTTTTACTTTCACATCCAGCGCATACATCTTGGAGGCCGGAAATACCTCGTTCCAGGTCTGTCGCAATAGATACATGCGTTCTCTGACCTTTTCCAAGACCTGAGACGGCGAATGTTGCACCTAAAAATTCCAATGGAAATAACACAAGTTTGTATTGAAGTTGGTATCAGTTGTTTGAGAGAATTAAGGTTTTACTTTAGGACTTACCGATTCGAAGGCGTGGAGAAAAATATTGACTATACATTGCCCAAACAGCTGGACGTAACTGCTTTTCACATTCTTAATTAttgaatcaattaaatatagtatGGGCAATTTGAATTCTGGCGGCACCTGTTTGATTTGGTAAGATAggtaagaataaataaaacataagtTTCTGCAACGTCGCTAGCGGAGTTGTGTGAGGACACAGATCAATGAGACACATCATCAATTCACAATGTCCCGATCACGAttgacaacgacgacgatgacgagaacgacgacgacgacagctgATGTACACAGATGAATCTCCATGTTATTAAGGGAAGTGGGAACAGTAGATTAAAGCCAAAAATTAGCAAACATCTACAGTTGCTACCAAATTTCATTAAGTGTCATTGAATAAACCGATATCttggcaaacaataaatccGATTGTGGCAGAAATcaataagtataaatatttattacgtATTTATACGAAAATGCgcaaaattacattttttgagTGTGTTAAAATTGTTATAGATAGCTTTAAACTCATagtcttaaaaaaaaaaaactaaaatgtgTACAACAATGATGATcctttaaaatttgtttcctttgttttggccaaattgtttttgatgttctctctttttctttttcaacaGAAATCGCTGCTTGTTTTTATTGGCAGTTATTATTTGTCaatgtttttgtataaaataaaagacaacTTCATCACAAttgtttaagtattttttctttttattgcaattttcttttctatttcttttttgtgtattttatgtaCTTCAAGGATAACGAGGAtaagaagaaaagaaatattaagtaAACGCAACGTCTTACCTTGTAGAGGATAAATCAGTCTCTGCTTAAaatccaataaaaaaaatttcaagtgaaTCACACataatttcgattttaaattttatatatccTAAACCAACAGACAATTGTAagataatacaatttaatatctGTTGgccggaaaaatttttaaatggcaAGAAAGGATGATGATTGAATTATGCAATACATTAAATTGTAGCATTTTATGCTGCTCCATCGTTGACAGAAATGGAAACCTATCACTAATTTGTATATCGAGTTGATCGATCGTCAACAATGCtgtaattgttgctgttaattattaatcgaaCGATCgaaattattgatatttttttaaatcagaAATGTGATAGACCTAAGGCCACTAATACATTTTGGACATGGAGAACATGAGTTAACACAACTGCCGATCGGGCGGTGTTCGTTACGAGGTCTCGGAACACATTTTACactttatgtatgtatatgtatagatgcctgttttttgtttgtttttaactGTGTATATCTGTGTTTGTAGcagttaattaattagtttttaaccTGGCTGATGTGATATTCCACCACGCGCACGATAACTTGGGCATAGTTGATGTTCTCCTCTGCGAGCATTGTGAGCATATTGATGAGCGGCTTGCTATTGCAATTCAAATCCGTGAGACTTGATAGATACTCTTCGCCAATGCGGCGTGCATCCTCTGGATATGATTGGAATAAACTCTCCATACTTGGGCGTTTTGGTTTTCCTCCCAAGATTCCCCGATTCCAATCTATTTCGTATCACTTTTTGTCGAGcgatttacaaaataattgcagTTATTAAGCTGCAAAGGAAGAGTAAAAAATATGATATCAGTAAtcttataaatttgttgatgTTTCGATTTTTCATCCCCTTAAGAGTATTTGTCACATTTTGTGTTCATGCAAGccgaacacacacataacttTATGATGTATACTTAATTGTTGATGTGGCTTCGTTGTCAtagtaaaaccaaaaaacaacacataaataaataagcagacaattgaatgcatataacacacacacacatgtataataaatatgtgtttACACATACACGCTTCTCATGGGCGAACAATAAACACACAACAGCGGGGAGGGAACATTTtagcaaaaattcaaaatggcGACCAACAGACAAGCAAACACGCATTATTTTTCACGTTAGCAAAATACACATTTTCgctaatattttttttatgcactATACGTTCAACACACCATTACTAATCCAAGACATACACTTTTcacaacaattttcaaaatagaTTTTATATTAATGGGTATTTTCGCATTCGCGGCCACGTTTGTACTGTACACGATTTTTTTCTTGCGaaaaacatttgaattgtAGGTAAAGCGATAGAATACATAcctttttatattaatacatttGTACTATTAGTTTAATGCACTTTTGCTaggaaatataattatttgagcactttaaactaaataaaatcaGCCTTTGACAAATTTTTCACGTAACAAAAACTGGCGATGACAAACGTTTGTATCAGTGTGTGTGAACTAGCGTGAGACCTCACTTATGCAGTGTGAccctgttttattttttaataaaatatactaatactgtttttttaatactacttttataatttctgGACTGGTATTACAATTACCGTATTTGAAATCGGTGCAAGGATTTCATTTAAAGTGTTTTGTCGGAAGCATTTAAGTTTACGAAAACATTTTTCAGAGGCTGTTAAAagttgcaataaatttaatttaaataattaattaaatctttcttttattttaatataaattaataatattatataagaaGTCAAATCGAATTAAATCATAATGATTTTGATGATAAACGACTGAACCTTAGTTTCTGAATTATAGCAATTAGAGTGAAGTaacttttatgtttattacaaaaaaatggaTAAAGAGGAATTTCGCGTATTGATAAAATATTGTCTTTTGAAGGGAAAAATACAGTTGAAGTAAAAACCAGACTGCCCCAGGAAAATCAACCGTCAAGGATTAGTATGTCAAGTTTAGATGTTGTGACATTAAAACAATACATAAAAAGATTTTGAACGgcagaaaattgaaattaaacgAAATATCAGATATAAAATGAACTTCTACACTATACATTCATGAATATTTGGGTATAGGAAAGCTTTGTGCAAAGTGGGTGCCACGCTAGCACACTTTTGAACCAAAACAACGACGAGTCAATGATTCCGAGTAGTGTTTGAAGAAGGTCAAGCGTAATAAAACCGAATTTTTGCGTCTATATGTGTCAGTGGGTGAAATATTCCTCCAAAATTACACACCGGCACATCGACAGTCATCCGAGTGGACTGCACATGACAAACCAGCTCCAAAGCTGGCATGGATCTTGAAAAAAAGAAGGACCATCAACAGCGAATATTACTTAACATTATTGGACCGTTTAAAGGTCAAAATCGCCAAATAAAACGACTGCATTTGAAGAAAGTGCTGCTTTACCAAGAGAATGCACTGTGTCACAAGTCACTAAAAACGATGGCAATAATCCATGAATTGATCCTCGAATTACTTCCGCATCCACCGTATTTTCTAGATCTGGCTTCAGCGACAATTTCCTGTTCTCAAAAGAATGCACGCTGGAAAGATATTTTCGTAGTATGAAGAGGTCATCTCCGAAACTGGGACGTACATATTTTGAAGCAAAAGACAACTCGCACCAGAAAAATGGTATCGAAAAGTTAATGGGTCGCTATAATCAGTGTATCACGCTTGAAGAGAATTATTTAagtaatgaaaatttaattttgcccaaaaaaatgtgttttttttatcattgGTCGGGGATTTTTCAATTGACCTgttaaataatgcaaaatatttaatttaatgcttgcttcaaaaagtagaaaaataaaaagtaggtttttgtttattttaggTAGCAAAACATAACTGTCATTAACGTGAAAAATCGTATGTTAAAAGTGGCATCGTGATTCATGATTATGTGAATCACATTATAGTTGGTGAACGCATTCAGtgctgaaataaatatatatacaaaaaatacacacatggTCACACTGGGACATTCATAAAATTTACGTTGTATATCGATTAACGAATATTAATACAGTACTTTTACTTGGTTGGCAACGCCGTTCCACCAACCAGCTGTTGATTGATAGGGAAAATTAAGTGAACGAGATAAATCGCTGATTAAGCggaatttaatttacatattgGACCAAAATGGATAGCAGCGACACTTACCTGCACAGCGCCTACCGAGTCTCGATAATTCCAACTGATCTACATCACGAAGAAACAATAATCAGAGCAGCACAGTCGCTCGACTGtctaaacaaaacaatcaacTCAATTTTTGGCCGCATCGATGCTCGTTTGGAAAGAAATGGTGCCAAGGTTCAGCATATAAATGAGCGTGTCATGCGTGCGCAGGCGAAAATAAACGCGCTCGTTGGTTCGaagaaatcaatcaaaatcTTTGCACCAGCTCGATTTCCCGCCAGCGCAGTTTTAGGCAAAATCCCGGCCACATTTCCGCCAGTGGCGCAAGACCTAATGGATTTCCCAAGTTCGTCAGCGACAACGACACCTAATCAACCACAGCCACGGCGACTGCAGGGACATAACAACGATCCTGATGCTGAACAAGAGGCATCGGGAACTCTTGATTCCGTCAGCTTCCACGTGCGTGGCGAGAATCAGCTTGTCATGCCGCTGCTTGCCGAGCGTCAACTCACGAATCGCACAGCCGGCTTGGGCTCTTTACCCGCGGCGGTAAAGTCAATGCCCGCGCTAATGCGCTTCAATTCCAACGAATTTGCATATACTGGCGGTAGAAGTGGCCAGCAAGATCTCAATGCCTGGAAGCGCACTTTGCCTCCTCAAAGCCACAAGCGAGCTATCCATAAACCGCCCAGATCTGCAGAGACAGAGCTGTTGGCGCCAGCGCCACATTCGCTTGCCCATGGCACCACCAAGCTTGCGACACCAGCTGGAGATTTGCGCTACACACCGGCTGCTTTGGCAGCACCTGCCATCGATGTGCCGCTTGATTTGCCTGATTTGCCGGGCATTGCTAATGACCTGCAATACGAGCCGGTGGCAGAGCAAACGCCAATTGCGCCCTCCCATCAATTTGCTGACGTGCCAGACGACTTGCCTGATTTACTTGGACTAGAGGAGCCCATGTTCAATGCGGAGAAGACGACGGACTTTACTGTGCAAGCACTGACGGCTCAGACGAATATGCCTAGGAAAGTGCCGCAACTGCAGCCGCCAAGAGCATTGGTAGaagctcctcctcctcctccacctccacctccgccgccaccaccaccgcctcCTCCGCCACCGCCTGCAACATTAAAATTGCCTAACGACAATGTGATAAA of Drosophila nasuta strain 15112-1781.00 chromosome 3, ASM2355853v1, whole genome shotgun sequence contains these proteins:
- the LOC132794438 gene encoding WASH complex subunit 1, with product MDSSDTYLHSAYRVSIIPTDLHHEETIIRAAQSLDCLNKTINSIFGRIDARLERNGAKVQHINERVMRAQAKINALVGSKKSIKIFAPARFPASAVLGKIPATFPPVAQDLMDFPSSSATTTPNQPQPRRLQGHNNDPDAEQEASGTLDSVSFHVRGENQLVMPLLAERQLTNRTAGLGSLPAAVKSMPALMRFNSNEFAYTGGRSGQQDLNAWKRTLPPQSHKRAIHKPPRSAETELLAPAPHSLAHGTTKLATPAGDLRYTPAALAAPAIDVPLDLPDLPGIANDLQYEPVAEQTPIAPSHQFADVPDDLPDLLGLEEPMFNAEKTTDFTVQALTAQTNMPRKVPQLQPPRALVEAPPPPPPPPPPPPPPPPPPPPATLKLPNDNVIKPLSPSIETPLNIPESRAPPAPDPRSELMAAIRNAGGAHGGRLRSPAAAPVNVDAVDAHSTNDAARSRAGGQLSGGDLMADLHNKLMLRRKGISGSQNPAEQSGNPLMRHLSRLIEAPVKKKGKGSVSSDEGNSEEDDAWE